The Mixophyes fleayi isolate aMixFle1 chromosome 9, aMixFle1.hap1, whole genome shotgun sequence DNA window ggggggggggtaccgcGATGTGGCAGAATGTACCAGTCTGTGTCTGGATAGGGTTACTACACCTCCCAGTCTGTGGGGGGAGAAGGACGAGGGATGTTACACATTGTATCTGGGTTTccttctcaccatcagtaaccgaCTGGTACCGACCACTCCTCCTGGTGGCACCGGCACCGAACACTCACCGACTGCGAATGCCAattgcgcaatagttgtaggagaatctcgcTGCCGCCACTATGATCCTTCACGGCACCTAGAACCATTTACTtcggggtagctggtatagctgctgcagcacctctttgctgtgggctggctggtacctcctgccctcttactatggatcaggactgctgggtagcgggcagagcgttgacacagacgctgggttcaacacagaacagctggggaatggattagagtgtaagctcttatctgttgatcacaggatacagcagataatagtcacaggcagaatcttcaagcagtgatggtttattacTCAAAGGGCccttacaaggaccattacacactagttggaggtactagtgatcaccCAGAAGTATGGATggtataatacagttaaaatacagctctcatatactgtttctgacacatatGTTGGCAAGGGCTAACCCAGtcccctgatcctagctggcaccacaaagtctgagatattagaTTCAATGTTTACCATCATGATATTATATATTCTCTAAATttagatttaaatgcaatttaaactgaacaaaatttacatcaatctgtaatTTCATAAATTGCTTGCATCTAGGTTTCCCATCTGTCTAACTACtccctcctgtgcattcaggctaaaggaAGTGTTGATCACTCTCAaatgaaaaggcctaattagcatggggaCTTCCTTTACAAAAAAAACGAATTGCTTCCAACGTGGCATATCCCTACATTtgcaatacaaataatacaacacaatataaaaaatcagtacatttacaatgatatacATTGCCGCACTGCactactaattgaaatacatttctacaataagttatttctacgtgatccagccccAGGTGTAGTTTACGTGTTGCGACTATTACTAGATCTGGACATTCAGGTCGCTTTTCAGTGGATATAAAATGCAATTTGATTTTTATAAAATAACTACTTGGCAACGTTTGAGGAATTAGCATAAGTATGAGTCCATTTTGGGGGGAGGCGTTTTTCATATGCACAGCGACAAATATGCAGTGACATCAATATAAAACTATTTCTGAATAAGGTCTCATGTTGGGGGAAGTTGCCGTTTGCTACAAGCAGCTGCCCCCAAAGGCTTGCACTCTATCCCTCATATAGACATTGGCCTACATCCAAGACAGGAATATCTCTTACGAGGGACCCCAGAGCAGTGTACCCCGACATCCAGCAGTGATATGTGGTGGTAATATCAGTCTATACACACAAGCTGCTGTGTGGAGCAGTACGTCCGTACCGCGAGGGGATgtggtgatatatatattatatatatatattccctgaATGTTTGCTGGCAGACGTATCTGTCTACTACACTCCACACAAAGATACTTTACAGAGCTTGGTCATATTGTTATTTATTCCACTTTATTAGGGAATATTTATTGCATAGGAGCAATTAAAACCCTGAGGATAAATACTGAGTGAAAAAACAGTATATAGAGGAACTGGTTTAGATTTTTAAAACCTGGAACTGTGCCTGGAAAGTGTGGTCAGTTGACAACGTAGTAATATAATAGGAAGCCACCTCATTGGTCCATTTCGTACATGTGATGTCTGCTGGGTCAGAGGTCACACGCACACGGTGCTGCCGACACAGTCGGAAGAGACAATGTTACCTGTAATGACCGTTCTTAACACAGTGACTAAAGGTCCCATTGGGGCAATTACACAGGACGCATTGtagggtcatgtgactgctgttaCCCCACTGCGCACAGACAAAGGTAATAATATAACTGGAGAGGGAGCACTATAAGAGAACACAGCACaaccctaataataataataataatgctgaaaCAGGAACTTGTATGTGAGGAAATACAATAAGCTAATCttggaggtaaaaaaaaagattttattcaCAAAACATTTCCTTAAATTGTATTTTGGCCACATCCTCCTGCATAGGGTACATTTCTAGATTGATTTAAATATTAGAAATTATTGGACCAATCTCCTAAATATTTTACACCTATATTCACAAACATCGAACAGTAGTTATATCAGGGACAGATATTATAAGATGTAAAGTTGACTTCCTGTCAATAACACATAATGGCTGATAACAGGGAACAATGGCTCATACTGAAGTTTATACAAACCAGCTAATATTTTAGGTTCTTTGGTCCAACATTTTACAAAGTCTACAGTGAGCAGCGATACCACGATATGTGTCCGCCTGCGTCCATACACTCGTACATAGAGGGCGCTTACATGCCAGGGAGAGGGTGGGACGAGATGGAGCTCCTATGCCACCGTcggttgtgttgctggggaccggttgggcttgccttgccttCTTTCcaccaaatgcgccctcttaccgcagtaggaggggcttaagctgctgccaccactggactccttagagGCAACCAGAAccgcatccttctgggtaactgtcactgctagtgtacccccccctccccgactgggctggtacccctgacctcttcctgtagatcagggtgctgtggctggaTCCCTCCTGCCTATCACACTgggcagagctgcaggtagcgggcagagcggtggtactgggtccaaacctcagaacagccagataatggattagatttaggtctaatctgcagatcacaggaatttACAGTAGGAAAGCACTTgtcaagcaggatcttgaagcaaatgctgtttattagctcaagtgtccaaATAAGGCCAAGTCACCTGGTTTATGGGaccagtgatcagaaggtcagatgggACAATAATACATTAGATGGTCAAACAGCTcccctttttatacagattctgacacgaATGTCAGCAGGGGGTAGCACTGCCCCCTGATCCAAGATGGCTCCGCCACGTCTGAAATAATACATCAGATCTTAGCATGTGAATTCTTACATACTTGGGTGTGAACACAATTTTAtaattttaacaaaattcacataaatCTGTTACATCCTAAATTCcttgtatcctgagtctacaCTGTTAGTTTTCCTGTCTGTCTAGCAAGACATAAACACACAGGTAACGACCCCTTGCCGGGCCTTCAGGCCTAAGCAGGTGTTTGTCcttcacatgaaaagacttacttagtatttcctgctatcagcaaaccagatttcctctagcaaagttacaaaaccaaataatGACATACTGTCTCCGAAGTTACAAATCACTACTTCAGAcattaatgcatttcctatagaaaaatacaacacaatataatacaatcGGGACATTTGCAACGATATAATATGAcacactgcgctaataatttaaatatatattacacaataagttatttataagtgatccagccacagaagGGTAATGAGGCAATAGGAGCAGAAGGGACATTACGCTCCAGAGGGGAGGGTGTGATGAGGTGGTGACGGGGGCAGGGAGGATGAGAGAATAGGACAGGGGCGGTAGGAGAGGATGAGGAGGTAGTATGGGGAACACCTGGCAGGAGTCTGTGTAATGCAGGTAGGATGGTAAAACACAATAGTAACAGGatggtgtatatgtatatgtgtatataacaaCATGTGTTTTCCAACATGTGTTACGATTAGGAATAATCCACACAAGTCCGGTTGAGCAGTGAATGTCGTCGTCTCCGATAGTACAATGTTGGGGTTATAGGGGAGTGGCTGATACCGCTCCTGTGATGTCAGAGGATGGGCTGCAGTGCGCACAGTCGGGGGCCAGGAGAGATCTGACGCCTCCGCCCAGTACTGTAAGACGTACAGAGAACATGGCCACATTCTCTGACAGCGGGGTGACAGTTTCGCCGGTTTCTGCTATAAAGGTgtaaataagaaaatattaaaataaaaaagaagttttTAGGCAATGTGGATATTCTTAAATTAGAACTAGGCTATTATAAGAGATAACGCAGCAAATGATGAGggtagtatataatgtacagtagagGTTACAATATCACACATATATCAGATCCTGTGCCGGGATGTGATCCCCGGGTGAGAGGTGCAGACGGGATCAGCCGTCGGCGCTCTATGTACGTTTATTATGTCACATTTCCTGGTATAGAGGAAACTCTCCTACAGGTTTCACCAGTTACTGTCTGCTCTGATCACATACTGTGTACTGCACATCaccatatataaagtatatacccTGTAtataccagtgtcactgtatatCACATGGAACACTGCATATAACACATGTACCCCATGTTATACTATATATACCCCCATGTCACACTGTATATAACACATGTACCCCATGTTATACTATATATACCCCGTGTCACACTGCATATAACATGTACCCCATGTTATACTATATATACCCCGCGTCACTGTATATAACACATGTACCCCATGTTATACTATATATACCCCGCGTCACACTGTATATAACACATGTACCCcatgttatactatatatatacccCGCGTCACACTGCATGTACCCCGTGTCACACTGTATATAACACATGCACCCCATGTTATACTATATATACCCCGCGTCACACTGCATGTACCCCGTGTCACACTGTATATAACACATGTACCCCATGTTATACTATATATACCCCGCGTCACACTGTATATAACACATGTAACCCATGTTATACTATATATACCCCCGTGTCACACTGCATATAACACATGTACCCCATGTTATACTATATATACCCCGCGTCACACTGTATATAACGCATGTACCCCgtattacactgtatataccaGCATGCACCCCACTTTACACTGTATCCGCATTGCTGCGATGTGTATACCGAGGATTAACGTGTTCTACTACTGAAATGAACGGGTCATGGTGAGGATGTAAAAATAAGGCTGCTAGATCACGTCATCACACGTGTATATGTTCTTCCAAGTCCAGGACTAGTAATGTGGGAGGGATTTTCGGAGATTTATGGCAACGGGAACTTACAATTTACCCTCTGGTACAATACTCTTTTCCCCTAACACCCTGTTCTTCTGCTTCCTATTTCCAGCCTTCATGCAGGAACTGCGCAGATCAGGCACTCCGTGATTTCAACCTCCTCCTCTTGTGATGTCTCAGGCTCCACCGACTGTGCTCTACGTCAGGCTCTGCAATCATTCCTCTGCTGTGCAGCGGTCCCGCCAATAAAAAGggctgtaaccccccccccccccctatactgTTCACTCTGCATCTTGTTCTAAATGCTTCTCTGCACACAGACTTCTGTCCGACACTCACTCACTGGAGTAATCCCTCTACTCTGCGCACACAGACTGCTATCCAACACCCACTCACTGGAGTAATCCCTCTACTCTGTGCACACAGACTTCTATCTGACACTCACTCACTGGAGTAATCCCTCTACTCTGCGCACACAGACTCCTGTCCGACACTCACTACTCTGCGCACACTCTTCAGAGTCTCTACACGGGTTCGCAGAGGCTGCAAGCTTCGACCAATAGGATTTTCAATGGGATAATTAAcgggttattttttattattgtttttcaatCATTTCAATTTTTGTATAAAAATGATACATAGCAGAATTAATGCTGCTGGTTTGCAAACGGTGGTGGGTAAAGTAAATCCTAGAATTAGTTAGGGTCAGACACTGGATCGGTTTGAAGGGCCCGTGCATTATCCTGCTACAATTAGCACATGTGGCATGGGAAGCGTTCGAGGGATAAGTGCTTTTGGAATATTttatgccaatatatatatatatataggacttttttttgtaactgattttctagaaataaaaaaactttGCCTATTGTACATGGCCGGTGTCGGTGTTTTATACCAGCATCAGAAACAACAGATACAGCACAATAATGTCCCTTTATTTcctttatatacacatttaatcCTCTGTGTGGTCCAGCCTGTGCCATTGTCTCCGTCCCCAAGCTGTGAATTATCACGCAGTTCCGTCCTGCTCGGGCGTAGGATACGCAGAGGTCACTTCGCCAgttgtttcctctctgctgcCCGGGCACGTGCATCCAGCTCATCTGAGAGGAGAGCCAAGCGTGCAATCTCGGCCTCCATCGAGCCCAATCtggcctccagctcctcctctttcCTGCGGCTGTTGGCAGACTGCCGTGCGTACTCTGCCACCATACAGCCGCCACCCACTAAGAAGACTATTGCTTCCCCCAGAAGTTCCGCCCCCAGCTCAGCGGCTGCTTCCTCATTCAGGGGTTTAATGGCTGCTCCACGGAATCCCATGATCCTCATCTTCGCCCGCATCTCCACCCAGTGGTACACTGCAAAGGAGAACCACCGTGAGACACAAATATACCGACAAACCAGTGTTAATCCCCACCCATGTAGTGTCTCATGCGGATAAAATAACACAGCCCTATAATAAGGGAAACTGACAAAACGCGTTGCTATAAACCATCGTTGTTCTAGCGAGAGTCTCCAGAACCTCCGTAGCGCTCACAATTTTACAGGAGCCGGACGTCATTAAGTATTGTATAGAACTAGTATTaattacagtgtgtgtgtgtaaatatattttatagctgACCATAAAACCCAATAACCCGATTATAACTCCGACATTAGAAGGTGAAACCTATGTCCTGTAGATTATTATAATGTCGCCTTACGTGAACTCACTCAGCTCTCAGGCTCTTCTGTAATGGAAATATAATCTGCAATATGTGAAATATCACCTCTGCAGAGTGtcagatacacacacataacatggtGTGACATGAGTATGTGTAAGAGCCATGTGTGGAACTAGCACGTTCCGTACATGCAGATGGGAGTCAGCCCTCCTTACTGGGGGGACGATTATTAGCTCAGTAAAGCACGGTCTCTCTCCTGGGGAAAAACAtgtttaagtcctgtaagttggtGTGTAACACGGACCCCTTTATGATGGTGGAGACCATCACGGTGGTCAGAATGTAAAGCAGAGCCTAACACATTACACCCAGCATATTATACCGCGTTGGACCTAACACATCACAGCCAGGATATTATACTGCGTTGGACCTAACACATTACACCCAGGATATTATACTGCGTTGGACCTAACACATTACAACCAGGATATTATACTGCGTTGGGTCGAACACATTACACCCAGCATATTATACTGCGTTGGACCTAACACATCACAGCCAGGATATTATACTGCGTTGGACCCAACACATTACACCCAGCATATTATACTGCGTTGGACCTAACACATCACAGCCAGGATATTATACTGCGTTGGACCTAACACATTACACCCAGGATATTATACTGCGTTGGACCTAACACATTACAACCAGCATATTATACCGCGTTGGACCTAACACATCACAGCCAGGATATTATACCGCGTTGGACCCAACACATTACACCCAGGATATTATACCGCGTTGGACCTAACACATTACACCCAGCATATTATACCGCGTTGGACCTAACACATTACACCCAGGATATTATACCGCGTTGGACCTAACACTTTACACCCAGCATATTATACCGCGTTGGACCTAACACATTACACCCAGGATATTATACTGCGTTGGACCCAACACATCACAGCCAGGATATTATACCGCGTTGGACCTAACACATCACAGCCAGGATATTATACCGCGTTGGACCTAACACATTACACCCAGGATATTATACTGCGTTGGATCTTACACATTACACCCAGGATATTATACTGCGTTGGACCTAACACATCACAGCCAGGATATTATACCGCGTTGGACCCAACACATTACACCCAGCATATTATACCGCGTTGGACCTAACACATTACACCCAGCATATTATACCGCGTTGGGCCTAACACATTACACCCAGGATATTATACCGCGTTGGGCCTAACACATTACATCATACACAGCACATTATATCTGGCATATTATGCCCACTGGGGTACAAGAGTGTGTATGGCAGAAGGTGTGTATTGTAGGGTTATGGGGTTGCTGCACAGGTGGCAGAGTAACAGGATAACataatatggggcatattcaattacgattcgcgGCTACACGGGTCCCAATAccgcaacatcacagatttctgtgcgcacccctTCCACGATATTGGGCTACCGTAATGATGTTTTATACGCGCAGCCACGAAttgtaattgaataccccctatatGTCTGCAACATACAATCATTGGGGTACATGGGAACAGAAGCAGAGTACAGCAAATTACATTCTTATGGTACAATGTTTATGTATGGCAGAGAGACGATCAAAACTGGGATACAGAGTCTACACAGCAGCTGACACTATGGAGTACAGAGCCTGTGTATGACAACCAGCAGGTAACAGTATCAGGGTACAGGGTCTGTGAGGTGACACTATGGGGGCACAGGGTCTGTGAGGTGACATTATGGGGCACATGGTCTGTGAGGTGATATTATGGGGGCACAGGGTCTGTGAGGTGATATTATGGGGGCACAGGGTCTGTGAGGTGACATTATGGGGCACAGGGTCTGTGAGGTGATATTATGGGGGCACAGGGTCTGTGAGGTGACATTATGGGGGCACAGGGTCTGTGAGGTGATATTATGGGGGCACAGGGTCTGTGAGGTGACATTATGGGGGTACAGGGTCTGTGAGGTGATATTATGGGGGTACAGGGTCTGTGAGGTGATATTATGGGGGTACAGGGTCTGTGAGGTGATATTATGGGGGTACAGGGTCTGTGAGGTGATATTATGGGGGCACTGGGTCTGTGAGGTGATATTATGGGGTACAGGGTCTGTGGGGTGATATTATGGGGTACAGGGTCTGTGAGGTGATATTATGGGGGTACAGGGTCTGTGGGGTGATATTATGGGGCACAGGGTCTGTGAGGTGACATTATGGGGGTACAGGGTCTGTGAGGTGACATTATGGGGGTACAGGGTCTGTGAGGTGATATTATGGGGGTACAGGGTCTGTGAGGTGACATTATGGGGGTACAGGGTCTGTGAGGTGACATTATGGGGGTACAGGGTCTGTGAGGTGATATTATGGGGCACAGGGTCTGTGAGGTGATATTATGGGGGCACATGGTCTGTGAGGTGATATTATGGGGGTACAGGGTCTGTGAGGTGATATTATGGGGTACAGGGTCTGTGAGGTGATATTATGGGGGTACAGGGTCTGTGAGGTGATATTATGGGGGCACAGGGTCTGTGGGGTGATATTATGGGGGCACAGGGTCTGTGGGGTGATATTATGGGGTACAGGGTCTGTGAGGTGATATTATGGGGTACAGGGTCTGTGGGGTGATATTATGGGGGTACAGGGTCTGTGAGGTGATATTATGGGGGTACAGGGTCTGTGAGGTGACACTATGGGGGTACAGGGTCTGTGAGGTGACACTATGGGGGTACAGGGTCTGTGAGGTGACACTATGGGGGTACAGGGTCTGTGAGGTGATATTATGGGGTACAGGGTCTGTGAGGTGATATTATGGGGTACAGGGTCTGTGGGGTGATATTATGGGGGTACAGGGTCTGTGAGGTGATATTATGGGGGTACAGGGTCTGTGAGGTGATATTATGGGGTACAGGGTCTGTGGGGTGATATTATGGGGGTACAGGGTCTGTGAGGTGACATTATGGGGGTACAGGGTCTGTGAGGTGATATTATGGGGTACAGGGTCTGTGGGGTGATATTATGGGGGTACAGGGTCTGTGAGGTGATATTATGGGGGTACAGGGTCTGTGAGGTGATATTATGGGGGCACTGGGTCTGTGAGGTGATATTATGGGGCACAGGGTCTGTGAGGTGATATTATGGGGGTACAGGGTCTGTGAGGTGACATTATGGGGGTACAGGGTCTGTGAGGTGATATTATGGGGGTACAGGGTCTGTGAGGTGACATTATGGGGGTACAGGGTCTGTGAGGTGATATTATGGGGGTACAGGGTCTGTGAGGTGACATTATGGGGGTACAGGGTCTGTGAGGTGATATTATGGGGGCACAGGGTCTGTGAGGTGACATTATGGGGGTACAGGGTCTGTGAGGTGATATTATGGGGGCACAGGGTCTGTGAGGTGACATTATGGGGGCACAGGGTCTGTGAGGTGACATTATGGGGGCACAGGGTCTGTGGGGTGATATTATGGGGATACAGGGTCTGTGAGGTGATATTATGGGGATACAGGGTCTGTGAGGTGACACTATGGGGGTACAGGGTCTGTGAGGTGACATTATGGGGGTACAGGGTCTGTGAGGTGATATTATGGGGGTACAGGGTCTGTGAGGTGACACTATGGGGGCACAGGGTCTGTGAGGTGATATTATGGGGGTACAGGGTCTGTGAGGTGATATTATGGGGGTACAGGGTCTGTGAGGTGACATTATGGGGGTACAGGGTCTGTGAGGTGATATTATGGGGTACAGGTTCTGTGAGGTGATATTATGGGGGTACAGGGTCTGTTTAGGGCTCCCCCGCACCATGTGATGAAGGGTGACCTCTCCCTTCAGGCAGCACTGTTGCCCTTTTAAGAGGCCACTGTGCGATTGGTCGGAGCAGACCGGCCCCGGGCCCCCATTGGTCAGTTCCCCTTGTGTCCCGCCCATTACGGAGGCGCCGTCCCCCCGGTCACCTTGAGCGGGCGGCAGACAGATGTAGTTGCGGAAGAAGTCGCTGCGCCGGGCTCCCGCCTTGATCCGGTTGGCGAGCGGCTTACTGATCTGCCGAATCCCCAGGTGCAGGAGCTTCGCGATGGGAAAAGCGCCCACCACCATCTTTAGTGACGTCACATACCGGCTGCCCACCCCCTGCTGGCTACGTCACCTCGCCCCGCCCTTAGACACGCCCACACACCTGATAGCCGGAGGGACTGCTGGGTAACTGGTCTATAGAGACATCTACAgtcatattattatataatgtcCTTATATGTACATCACACCTTACACTGcttctagatatatatatatatatactgtatactgcccCTAAACACATAACACACTATATactgcccctatatatatatatatatatatatatatatatatatatatacacacatactgtgtactgcccctatatatatatatacacacactatatactgcccctatatatatatatatacacacactatatactgcccctatatatatatacacatactgtatactgcccctatatatatatatatatatatatatatatatatatatatatatatacacactatatactgcccctatatatatatatatatatatatatatatacacacactatatactgcccctatatatacacacacacactatatactgcccCTAAACACATAACACACTATAtactgcccctatatatacacacacacactatatactgcccCTAAACACATAACACACTATATactgcccctatatatatatacacacactatatactgcccctatatatatatatatatatatatatatatacacacacatactgtgtactgcccctatatatatatatacacacacactatatactgcccctatatatatatatacacacaccatatactgcccctatatatatatacacatactgtatactgcccctatatatatatatatatatatatatatatatatatatatatatatatatatacacacactatatactgcccctatatatatatatatatatatatatatacacacactatatactgcccctatatatacacacacacactatatactgcccCTAAACACATAACACACTATAtactgcccctatatatacacacacactatatactgcccCTAAACACATAACACACTATATActgcccctatatatatacacacactatatactgcccctatatatatatatacacactatatactgcccctatatatatatacacacactatatactgaccctatatatatatatatatatatatatacacacactatatactgcccctatatatatatatatacacacactatatactgcccctatatatatatatacacactatatactgccCCTAAACACATAACACACTATATactgcccctatatatatatatatatacacacactatatactgcccCTAAACACATAACACACTATATactgcccctatatatatatatatatatatatatatatacacacacatactgtatactgctcctagatatatatatacacacacacacatactgtatactgctcctagatatatatatacacacacatactgtatactgccctgtagatatatatatatatatatatatatatatatatatatatatatatatatatatatatatatatacacatactgtatactgcCTACCTATATAAACATATCATATAgtgtacacacactatatactgccctgtagatatatatatatacatacacatacacacacatactatatactgCCCCTAAACacatcacacactatatactgccctgtagatatatatatatatatatatatatatatatatatatatatatatatatattaaaatatatatatatatatatatataaatatatatatatataaatatatacacaaactgTATACTGCCTACCTTTATAAACATACTATATAgtgtacacacactatatactgccctgtagatatatatatatatatatatatatatatatatatatatatataacacatacacacacatactatatactgCCCCTAAACacatcacacactatatactgccctacttttatatatatatatatatatatatatatatatatatatatatatatcttccccTGTTCAAAGAAGATGAGGGTTTCAAGGCTAATGATGTAGTGTTATATAAGAAATTAGAAAAAATTGAAACAGAAGTTATCAGAATTATAGAACGTAAATTTCAAAGGGATAAGATTATACCCATCTCCATCTTTTACTATCTACCCAAAATTCACAAACATTTGGAGAAACCACCGGGTAGACAAATCATTGCAGGGATTGACTCCC harbors:
- the OPA3 gene encoding optic atrophy 3 protein, with the translated sequence MVVGAFPIAKLLHLGIRQISKPLANRIKAGARRSDFFRNYICLPPAQVYHWVEMRAKMRIMGFRGAAIKPLNEEAAAELGAELLGEAIVFLVGGGCMVAEYARQSANSRRKEEELEARLGSMEAEIARLALLSDELDARARAAERKQLAK